A window of the Lolium perenne isolate Kyuss_39 chromosome 7, Kyuss_2.0, whole genome shotgun sequence genome harbors these coding sequences:
- the LOC127313115 gene encoding RING-H2 finger protein ATL39-like, whose amino-acid sequence MASRALSIVVLSAGVTLMLVAHVLVILWAMRRGRGANADQERATAAEDGGDMGLSAVELETLPCHHFVSSGAAAADCAVCLEAFEDGDRCRWLPRCEHSFHGKCVDPWLGKSRCCPVCRADVVAVPERPTGELLKVAGDEGDTTPAFTLDRRSPAVSEIVVTARLQQSSWTLHPGAMH is encoded by the coding sequence ATGGCTTCAAGGGCGCTCTCCATCGTTGTCTTGTCGGCCGGCGTGACCCTGATGCTCGTCGCCCACGTCCTCGTGATCCTGTGGGCTATGCGGCGTGGCCGCGGCGCCAACGCCGACCAGGAGCGTGCCACCGCCGCAGAGGATGGCGGGGACATGGGCCTGTCTGCCGTCGAGCTCGAAACGCTGCCGTGCCACCACTTCGTCTCCAGTGGCGCCGCGGCCGCCGATTGCGCGGTGTGTCTGGAGGCGTTCGAGGACGGCGACCGGTGCAGGTGGCTGCCGAGGTGCGAGCACAGCTTCCACGGCAAGTGCGTGGACCCGTGGCTGGGGAAAAGCCGGTGCTGCCCCGTCTGCCGCGCGGACGTGGTGGCTGTACCTGAACGGCCGACGGGCGAGCTCCTGAAGGTGGCCGGTGATGAGGGAGACACAACACCGGCTTTCACACTGGACAGGAGAAGCCCGGCCGTGTCGGAGATCGTGGTGACTGCAAGGTTGCAGCAGTCTAGCTGGACTCTTCATCCCGGGGCCATGCACTAG